The Streptomyces sp. Je 1-332 genome has a window encoding:
- a CDS encoding winged helix DNA-binding domain-containing protein, with the protein MTKTPSTPSTPKTPKSAGPQSKPPRAQADRHTAPVLSTRALNRATLDRQLLLRRSADLSVEGAVSHLVGLQAQNVKPPYFALAARLAEFDPEDLSALLAARDLVRIVTMRSTIHLHTADDALALRPLVQAARDRELHAFRKGLTGVDLGELASLARAAVEEEPRTMKQLREILLLRWPDADPQSLAVAARCSLPLVQVTPRGLWRRSGQVALTTAEHWLGRPSEPVPAPDATVLRYLAAFGPASVKDMQTWAGLTRLREAFERLRPQLCTYRDENGVELFDLPDAPRPDADTPAPARFLPEFDNLLLSHADRTRIVPADYKGRTWKGNFAYSTLLVDGFLAGVWRIEEGAGAGAGATKESAVLTIEPFGTLTRTQRRELAEEADQLLSGPMNQAATYDIRFGTVIEH; encoded by the coding sequence ATGACGAAGACGCCGAGTACGCCGAGCACGCCGAAGACCCCGAAGTCTGCGGGCCCTCAGTCGAAGCCGCCCCGCGCGCAAGCCGACCGGCACACCGCCCCCGTACTGAGTACTCGCGCCCTCAACCGCGCCACCCTCGACCGCCAACTCCTCCTGCGTCGCTCGGCCGACCTCTCCGTCGAGGGCGCCGTCAGTCACCTCGTCGGCCTCCAGGCGCAGAACGTGAAGCCGCCCTACTTCGCCCTCGCCGCGCGGCTGGCGGAGTTCGATCCCGAGGACCTCTCCGCGCTTCTGGCCGCCCGCGATCTCGTACGCATCGTCACGATGCGCTCCACCATCCACCTGCACACCGCCGACGACGCCCTCGCTCTGCGCCCGCTGGTGCAGGCCGCGCGCGACCGTGAGCTGCACGCCTTCCGCAAGGGGCTGACCGGCGTCGACCTGGGGGAGCTCGCCTCGCTCGCCCGCGCGGCCGTCGAGGAGGAGCCCCGGACCATGAAGCAGCTGCGGGAGATCCTGCTGCTCCGCTGGCCCGACGCCGACCCGCAGTCGCTCGCCGTCGCCGCCCGCTGTTCGCTTCCGCTGGTCCAGGTCACCCCGCGCGGCCTGTGGCGGCGCAGCGGACAGGTCGCTCTCACCACCGCCGAGCACTGGCTCGGCCGCCCGAGCGAGCCGGTGCCCGCCCCCGACGCCACCGTCCTGCGCTACCTCGCCGCGTTCGGGCCCGCCTCCGTCAAGGACATGCAGACCTGGGCCGGTCTGACGCGGCTGCGGGAGGCCTTCGAGCGGCTGCGGCCCCAGCTGTGTACGTACCGTGACGAGAACGGCGTCGAGCTCTTCGACCTCCCCGACGCGCCCCGCCCCGACGCGGACACCCCGGCTCCGGCACGCTTCCTGCCCGAGTTCGACAACCTCCTCCTGTCGCACGCGGACCGCACCAGGATCGTGCCGGCCGACTACAAGGGCCGTACCTGGAAAGGGAACTTCGCCTACAGCACCCTCCTGGTCGACGGTTTCCTGGCGGGCGTGTGGCGCATCGAGGAGGGTGCGGGAGCGGGAGCGGGAGCAACCAAAGAGTCCGCCGTCCTCACCATCGAGCCGTTCGGAACCTTGACCAGAACCCAAAGGCGCGAACTTGCCGAGGAGGCAGACCAGTTGTTGAGCGGGCCGATGAACCAGGCAGCCACGTACGACATCCGCTTCGGCACGGTCATCGAGCACTGA
- a CDS encoding magnesium and cobalt transport protein CorA, with translation MAERRARPVPSAKRHGWRRSAPAGTSSASGNGGSGNPEAAPAPPPSAPQEAASVVQAALYRDGVRVATPASLADTFRELREQRDGMAWIGLARPTEAELLSLAAEFDLHELAVEDAMEAHQRPKLERYGETLFVVLRAARYLDAPEEVDFGELHVFVGPDFVITVRHGAAPDLTAVRRRMEESPDLLKLGPEAVLYAILDAVVDGYAPVVAGVQNDIDEIETEVFSGDPEVSRRIYELSREMVEFQRATRPLVSMLHSLMAGFAKYRTDEELQRYLRDVADHVTHTSERVDGFRQALTEILTVNSTLVTQQQNAEMRALAEAGFEQNEEIKKISSWAAILFAPTLVGTIYGMNFDEMPELHWAFGYPFAIALMAVVCVSLYFIFKRRDWL, from the coding sequence ATGGCGGAGCGCCGGGCCCGGCCCGTACCGAGCGCGAAGAGGCACGGCTGGCGGCGCTCTGCCCCGGCCGGCACCTCCTCGGCCTCCGGGAACGGGGGCTCCGGGAACCCCGAGGCCGCCCCCGCGCCCCCTCCCTCCGCACCGCAGGAAGCCGCGAGCGTCGTACAGGCCGCGCTCTACCGCGACGGAGTCCGCGTCGCGACGCCCGCCTCCCTCGCCGACACCTTCCGAGAGCTGCGCGAGCAGCGCGACGGCATGGCATGGATCGGCCTCGCGCGCCCTACGGAGGCCGAACTCCTCTCCCTGGCGGCCGAGTTCGACCTGCACGAGCTGGCCGTCGAGGACGCGATGGAGGCCCACCAGCGGCCCAAGCTGGAGCGCTACGGAGAAACCCTCTTCGTCGTCCTGCGCGCGGCCCGCTATCTGGACGCCCCGGAGGAGGTCGACTTCGGTGAACTGCACGTGTTCGTGGGCCCGGACTTCGTCATCACGGTGCGCCACGGCGCCGCCCCGGACCTGACCGCCGTACGCCGCCGCATGGAGGAGAGCCCCGACCTCCTCAAGCTCGGCCCGGAGGCGGTCCTGTACGCGATCCTGGACGCGGTGGTCGACGGGTACGCCCCGGTCGTCGCCGGCGTGCAGAACGACATCGACGAGATCGAGACCGAGGTCTTCAGCGGCGACCCGGAGGTCTCCCGCCGCATTTACGAACTCTCCAGGGAAATGGTCGAGTTCCAGCGGGCGACCCGCCCCCTGGTGTCCATGCTGCACTCCCTGATGGCGGGCTTCGCGAAGTACCGCACCGACGAGGAACTCCAGCGCTACCTGCGCGACGTCGCCGACCACGTCACGCACACCAGCGAACGAGTCGACGGCTTCCGCCAGGCCCTGACCGAGATCCTCACGGTCAACTCGACGCTCGTCACCCAGCAGCAGAACGCGGAGATGCGGGCGCTCGCGGAGGCGGGCTTCGAACAGAACGAGGAGATCAAGAAGATCTCCTCGTGGGCCGCCATTCTGTTTGCCCCCACCCTCGTCGGCACGATCTACGGCATGAACTTCGACGAAATGCCGGAGCTGCACTGGGCGTTCGGCTACCCCTTCGCGATCGCCCTGATGGCCGTGGTCTGCGTCAGCCTGTACTTCATCTTCAAGCGACGGGACTGGTTGTAG
- a CDS encoding YdeI/OmpD-associated family protein, whose translation MESLEGLHVMTCADAAELDAWLAAHHGTAPGLWLMVAKTASGVPSVTAGEIIDTALCHGWIDGQRRSYDDVYYLQKITRRRPRGLWSKVNVQKVEALTAAGRMREAGLAEVAAAKADGRWAAAYESQRNATVPDDLAAALAATPAARRTFEALGKSDQYVVLHRLMTAKTPATRAARLERMVAKLASGEKVS comes from the coding sequence ATGGAATCGCTTGAGGGCCTGCACGTCATGACCTGTGCGGACGCCGCGGAGCTGGACGCCTGGCTGGCCGCGCACCACGGCACCGCACCGGGCCTGTGGCTGATGGTCGCCAAGACGGCCTCGGGCGTGCCCTCGGTGACGGCGGGGGAGATCATCGACACGGCACTCTGCCACGGCTGGATCGACGGCCAGCGCAGGTCGTACGACGACGTGTACTACCTCCAGAAGATCACCCGGCGCCGGCCGCGCGGCCTCTGGTCGAAGGTGAACGTCCAGAAGGTGGAGGCCCTGACGGCCGCGGGACGCATGCGCGAGGCGGGCCTGGCAGAGGTGGCGGCGGCCAAGGCGGACGGGCGCTGGGCGGCCGCCTACGAGTCGCAGCGCAACGCCACGGTCCCCGACGACCTGGCGGCGGCGCTCGCGGCGACCCCGGCGGCTCGCAGGACGTTCGAGGCCCTGGGCAAGTCGGACCAGTACGTGGTGTTGCACAGGCTGATGACGGCGAAGACCCCCGCGACGCGTGCCGCCCGCCTGGAGCGGATGGTCGCGAAGCTCGCTTCGGGCGAGAAGGTGAGCTAG
- a CDS encoding LysE family translocator produces the protein MVATDRLLAFAAMSLLVIVIPGPSVLFVIGRALAHGRRTALATAIGNVFGSYVLVVAVAFGVGSLVERSAAVFMAVKLAGAAYLIFLGVQAFRHRKEMRAQSMGAASPGEARTDLRTVLDGALVGVTNPKGIVFFAAVLPQFVDHSAGHLPAQMLLLGLVPISIGLVTDTLWGLTASAARTWFARSERRLSLIGGAGGVTMIGLGVTVAATGRAD, from the coding sequence ATGGTGGCCACCGACCGGCTTCTCGCTTTCGCGGCGATGTCCTTGCTGGTGATCGTGATCCCGGGGCCGAGCGTCCTGTTCGTGATCGGCCGGGCCCTGGCCCATGGCAGGCGCACCGCCCTGGCGACGGCCATCGGCAACGTCTTCGGGTCGTACGTCCTCGTCGTCGCGGTCGCGTTCGGCGTCGGATCGCTCGTCGAGCGTTCGGCCGCCGTGTTCATGGCGGTGAAGCTGGCCGGAGCCGCCTATCTGATCTTCCTCGGTGTGCAGGCCTTCCGGCACCGCAAGGAGATGCGGGCCCAGTCCATGGGGGCTGCCTCCCCCGGCGAGGCACGCACTGATCTGCGTACGGTCCTGGATGGCGCGCTCGTCGGCGTGACGAACCCGAAGGGCATCGTGTTCTTCGCGGCGGTGCTGCCTCAGTTCGTCGACCACTCGGCGGGGCATCTGCCCGCGCAGATGCTGCTCCTCGGTCTCGTCCCGATCAGCATCGGGCTGGTCACGGACACGCTGTGGGGTCTGACGGCGTCCGCGGCGCGCACCTGGTTCGCGCGCTCGGAGCGGCGCCTTTCGCTGATCGGCGGGGCCGGGGGCGTGACGATGATCGGGCTCGGCGTGACGGTCGCGGCGACGGGACGTGCGGACTGA
- a CDS encoding GNAT family N-acetyltransferase yields MLIRPATTAELPALQDIERAAGELFRALDMAPIADDEPPGIETLESFRRAGRAWVATEADGTDLAPLAYLISEPVDTAEHIEQITVHPRAARRRIGQALIEHAADRAREEGREALTLTTFADVPWNAPYYARIGFRVLGEAELTPGLRKIRAHEAELGLDRWPRVTMRRDLTPAGTTPRTAP; encoded by the coding sequence ATGCTCATCCGCCCCGCCACGACAGCCGAGCTCCCCGCACTCCAGGACATCGAGCGCGCCGCAGGCGAACTCTTCCGCGCCCTGGACATGGCGCCGATCGCCGATGACGAGCCCCCCGGCATCGAGACCCTCGAAAGCTTCCGCAGGGCAGGCCGGGCCTGGGTGGCGACCGAGGCGGACGGCACCGACCTCGCACCCCTGGCGTACCTCATCAGCGAACCCGTGGACACCGCGGAGCACATCGAGCAGATCACCGTGCACCCCCGAGCGGCGCGCCGCCGCATCGGACAAGCCCTGATCGAGCACGCCGCCGACCGTGCCCGCGAGGAGGGCAGGGAAGCCCTCACCCTGACCACCTTCGCGGACGTCCCCTGGAACGCTCCGTACTACGCCCGCATCGGCTTCCGCGTGCTCGGCGAGGCCGAACTCACCCCGGGGCTGCGGAAGATCCGCGCCCACGAGGCCGAGCTCGGCCTCGACCGCTGGCCGCGCGTGACCATGCGCCGCGATCTCACCCCGGCCGGGACTACGCCCCGTACCGCTCCCTGA
- the gcl gene encoding glyoxylate carboligase: MARMTAVRAAVEILKREGVTNAFGVPGAAINPFYKALQEGGGIDHTLARHVEGASHMAEGYTRANPGNIGVCIGTSGPAGTDMITGLYSATGDSIPILCITGQAPTHLLHKEDFQAVDIATIAKPVTKMAVTVLEAAQVPGIFQQAFHLMRSGRPGPVLIDLPIDVQQTEIEFDIDTYEPLPVYKPTATRAQIEKAITYLVESERPLIVAGGGIINADASDLLVEFAEITNTPVVPTLMGWGTIPDDHDLNAGMVGQQTGHRYGNATFLESDFVLGIGNRWANRHTGYKLDVYTQGRKFVHVDIEPTQIGKIFAPDYGIASDAKVALELFVEVAKELKAAGKLPDRSAWVASHLERKETLQRRTHFDNIPMKPQRVYEEMNKAFGPDTRYVTTIGLSQIAGAQMLHVYKPRHWINCGQAGPLGWTIPAALGVATADRDTPVVALSGDYDFQFMIEELAVGAQHRIPYVHVLVNNAYLGLIRQAQIGLDINFQVNLEFENQNSPELGVYGVDHVKVAEGLGCKAIRVTDPNELGEAFEKAKKLAQEHQVPVVVEAILERITNISMSPTADISAVKEFEELATEPGHAPTAIRPLKV; the protein is encoded by the coding sequence ATGGCCCGTATGACCGCTGTCCGCGCGGCAGTCGAGATCCTCAAGCGCGAGGGCGTCACCAACGCGTTCGGTGTGCCCGGCGCCGCGATCAACCCCTTCTACAAGGCGCTCCAGGAGGGCGGTGGCATCGACCACACCCTCGCCCGGCACGTCGAGGGCGCCTCGCACATGGCCGAGGGCTACACCCGCGCCAACCCCGGCAACATCGGCGTCTGCATCGGTACGTCGGGCCCGGCGGGCACCGACATGATCACCGGCCTGTACTCCGCGACCGGTGACTCGATCCCGATCCTCTGCATCACGGGCCAGGCGCCGACGCACCTGCTCCACAAGGAGGACTTCCAGGCCGTCGACATCGCGACGATCGCCAAGCCGGTCACCAAGATGGCCGTCACGGTCCTGGAGGCCGCGCAGGTCCCCGGCATCTTCCAGCAGGCGTTCCACCTGATGCGCTCGGGCCGCCCGGGTCCGGTCCTCATCGACCTGCCGATCGACGTCCAGCAGACCGAGATCGAGTTCGACATCGACACGTACGAGCCGCTGCCGGTCTACAAGCCGACCGCGACACGCGCGCAGATCGAGAAGGCCATCACCTACCTGGTCGAGTCCGAGCGTCCGCTGATCGTCGCCGGCGGCGGCATCATCAACGCCGACGCCTCCGACCTCCTGGTCGAGTTCGCCGAGATCACCAACACCCCGGTCGTCCCGACCCTGATGGGCTGGGGCACCATCCCCGACGACCACGACCTGAACGCGGGCATGGTCGGCCAGCAGACCGGCCACCGCTACGGCAACGCCACGTTCCTGGAGTCGGACTTCGTCCTCGGCATCGGCAACCGCTGGGCCAACCGTCACACCGGCTACAAGCTGGACGTCTACACCCAGGGCCGTAAGTTCGTCCACGTCGACATCGAGCCGACCCAGATCGGCAAGATCTTCGCCCCGGACTACGGGATCGCCTCCGACGCCAAGGTCGCTCTCGAACTCTTCGTCGAGGTCGCCAAGGAGCTCAAGGCCGCCGGCAAGCTCCCCGACCGTTCCGCGTGGGTCGCGTCCCACCTGGAGCGCAAGGAGACCCTCCAGCGCCGGACGCACTTCGACAACATCCCCATGAAGCCGCAGCGCGTCTACGAGGAGATGAACAAGGCCTTCGGCCCGGACACGCGCTACGTCACCACCATCGGCCTCTCGCAGATCGCGGGCGCGCAGATGCTGCACGTCTACAAGCCGCGCCACTGGATCAACTGCGGCCAGGCGGGCCCCCTCGGCTGGACCATCCCGGCCGCCCTGGGCGTTGCCACCGCGGACCGCGACACCCCGGTCGTCGCGCTCTCCGGTGACTACGACTTCCAGTTCATGATCGAGGAGCTGGCGGTCGGCGCGCAGCACCGCATCCCGTACGTCCACGTCCTGGTGAACAACGCCTACCTGGGCCTGATCCGCCAGGCGCAGATCGGCCTGGACATCAACTTCCAGGTCAACCTGGAATTCGAGAACCAGAACAGCCCTGAGCTGGGCGTCTACGGCGTCGACCACGTCAAGGTCGCCGAGGGCCTGGGCTGCAAGGCCATCCGCGTCACGGACCCGAACGAGCTGGGCGAGGCCTTCGAGAAGGCCAAGAAGCTGGCCCAGGAGCACCAGGTCCCGGTCGTCGTCGAGGCGATCCTGGAGCGCATCACGAACATCTCCATGAGCCCCACGGCCGACATCAGCGCGGTCAAGGAGTTCGAGGAACTCGCCACAGAGCCGGGCCACGCGCCCACGGCCATCAGGCCGCTGAAGGTCTGA
- a CDS encoding AMP-binding protein, whose protein sequence is MTDKGVTEEFRAARDFLLRHREDYDAAYEGFSWPRFERFNWALDWFDVIADGNDRPALHITEEGGGEQRFSYAELAARSNQVANWLREQGVTAGDRILVMLGNQVELWETALAAMKLRAVMIPATPLLGTVDLRDRIERGRARHVITRGEDVGKFEGVPGAYTRIVVGEGSGSPSAGWLAYADTASAAEDFEPDGPTEADDPLMLYFTSGTTSQPKLVEHTHVSYPVGHLATMYWIGLKPGDVHLNISSPGWAKHAWSNLFAPWNAEATVFIYNYTRFDAGSLMAEMDRVGVTSFCAPPTVWRMLIQADLGQLRTPPREVVAAGEPLNPEVIEAVNRAWGVTIRDGFGQTETAVQVSNSPAQRLTPGSMGRPSPGYRVTLLDPVTGAPGAAEGEISLGLVARPVGLMTGYHGDAERTAEAMADGYYPTGDIGSLDADGYLTYVGRSDDVFKSSDYKVSPFELESALLEHEAVVEAAVVPAPDELRLAVPKAYVVLAKGWAPGEETAEAIFAYTRSVLAPYKRLRRIEFTEELPKTISGKIRRVDLRDRTASGAVDEWLERGRS, encoded by the coding sequence ATGACGGACAAGGGCGTGACGGAGGAGTTCCGCGCGGCGAGGGACTTCCTGCTGCGGCATCGCGAGGACTACGACGCCGCGTACGAAGGGTTCAGCTGGCCCCGGTTCGAGCGGTTCAACTGGGCGCTCGACTGGTTCGACGTGATCGCCGACGGTAATGACCGCCCGGCCCTCCACATCACCGAGGAGGGTGGGGGCGAACAGCGCTTCAGCTACGCCGAGTTGGCGGCACGCTCGAACCAGGTGGCCAACTGGCTGCGCGAGCAGGGCGTCACGGCCGGCGACCGGATTCTGGTGATGCTCGGCAACCAGGTGGAGCTGTGGGAGACCGCGCTCGCCGCGATGAAGTTGCGCGCCGTGATGATTCCGGCCACCCCACTGCTCGGGACAGTCGACCTGCGGGACCGGATCGAGCGGGGCAGGGCGCGGCATGTGATCACGCGAGGGGAGGACGTAGGGAAGTTCGAGGGCGTTCCCGGCGCGTATACAAGGATCGTGGTCGGGGAGGGCTCCGGCTCCCCGAGCGCGGGATGGCTGGCGTACGCGGACACGGCATCGGCTGCTGAAGACTTCGAGCCGGACGGCCCCACGGAGGCCGACGACCCGCTGATGCTGTACTTCACCTCGGGCACGACCTCGCAACCGAAGCTGGTGGAGCACACCCATGTGTCGTACCCCGTCGGGCACTTGGCCACGATGTACTGGATCGGGCTGAAGCCCGGCGACGTACACCTCAACATCTCGTCACCCGGCTGGGCCAAGCACGCCTGGTCGAACCTCTTCGCCCCCTGGAACGCGGAGGCGACGGTCTTCATCTACAACTACACGCGCTTCGACGCCGGCAGTCTGATGGCGGAGATGGACCGGGTGGGCGTCACCAGCTTCTGCGCCCCGCCCACGGTGTGGCGGATGCTGATCCAGGCAGATCTGGGTCAACTGCGTACGCCACCAAGGGAGGTCGTGGCGGCCGGAGAGCCGTTGAACCCCGAGGTGATCGAGGCGGTGAACCGCGCCTGGGGCGTGACGATCCGGGACGGCTTCGGCCAGACGGAGACCGCCGTCCAGGTGTCCAACTCCCCGGCCCAGCGCCTGACCCCCGGCTCGATGGGCCGTCCGAGCCCCGGCTACCGCGTCACGCTCCTTGACCCGGTCACCGGCGCACCGGGAGCGGCGGAGGGCGAGATCTCCCTCGGCCTGGTGGCGAGGCCCGTCGGCCTGATGACCGGCTACCACGGCGACGCGGAGCGCACGGCCGAGGCGATGGCGGACGGCTACTACCCCACGGGCGACATCGGCTCGCTCGACGCCGACGGGTATCTCACCTATGTCGGCCGTAGTGATGACGTCTTCAAGTCCTCCGACTACAAGGTGTCCCCCTTTGAGCTGGAGAGCGCCCTGCTGGAGCACGAGGCGGTGGTCGAGGCCGCGGTGGTCCCCGCACCGGACGAGCTGCGGCTCGCGGTGCCGAAGGCGTACGTCGTGCTGGCGAAGGGCTGGGCGCCGGGCGAGGAGACGGCAGAGGCGATCTTCGCGTACACGCGATCGGTGCTGGCCCCCTACAAGCGCCTGAGGCGTATCGAGTTCACCGAGGAGCTCCCCAAGACCATCTCCGGCAAGATCCGGCGGGTCGATCTCCGGGACCGTACGGCATCGGGGGCGGTGGACGAGTGGCTGGAGCGGGGCAGGAGTTGA
- a CDS encoding AMP-binding protein, with protein MLSYTHGVSSTPLLGDTVGRNLDRAVEAWPERDALVDVAAGTRWSYAEFGSAVAQLARGFMGVGVAKGDRVGIWAVNCADWVLVQYATARIGAIMVNINPAYRAHELEFVLKQAGVTVLVASQAYKSSDYRALVDQVRPGCPELRSVYYIEDGSWDELLDAAAVVTDAELGAREATLSCDDPVNIQYTSGTTGFPKGATLSHHNILNNGYWVGRTIGYTEQDRVCLPVPFYHCFGMVMGNLGATSHGACIVIPAPSFDPAATLRAVERERCTSLYGVPTMFIAELNLPDFASYDLSSLRTGIMAGSPCPVEVMKRVVAEMHMEEVSICYGMTETSPVSTQTRRTDDLERRTGTVGRVLPHIEVKVVDPVSGVTLPRGASGELCTRGYSVMLGYWNEPSRTTEVIDAGRWMHTGDLAVMRDDGYVQIVGRIKDMIIRGGENIYPREIEEFLYGHPKIADVQVVGVPDERYGEVPLACVILRDPADPLTLEELRGFCQGQLAHYKIPAGLRLLESFPMTVSGKVRKIELRERYGA; from the coding sequence ATGCTCTCCTACACCCACGGCGTCAGTTCGACGCCGCTGCTCGGGGACACCGTCGGGCGCAATCTCGACCGGGCCGTCGAGGCCTGGCCCGAGCGGGACGCGTTGGTGGACGTGGCGGCGGGGACGCGCTGGTCGTACGCCGAATTCGGCTCCGCCGTCGCGCAGTTGGCCCGGGGCTTCATGGGGGTCGGGGTCGCCAAGGGGGATCGCGTCGGTATCTGGGCGGTGAACTGCGCCGACTGGGTTCTCGTGCAGTACGCCACCGCGCGGATCGGCGCGATCATGGTGAACATCAATCCTGCTTATCGCGCCCACGAGTTGGAGTTTGTGCTCAAGCAGGCCGGGGTGACGGTGCTGGTCGCCTCGCAGGCGTACAAGTCGAGCGACTACCGGGCGTTGGTGGATCAGGTGCGGCCCGGCTGTCCCGAGCTGAGGTCCGTGTACTACATCGAGGACGGCTCCTGGGATGAGCTGCTCGATGCCGCGGCGGTGGTGACCGACGCCGAACTGGGTGCTCGTGAAGCCACGTTGAGTTGTGACGACCCCGTCAACATCCAGTACACCTCGGGCACCACCGGCTTCCCGAAGGGGGCGACGCTCTCCCACCACAACATCCTCAACAACGGTTACTGGGTGGGCCGGACGATCGGTTACACGGAACAGGACCGGGTGTGCCTGCCCGTGCCCTTCTATCACTGCTTCGGGATGGTGATGGGCAATCTGGGCGCCACGTCCCATGGTGCCTGCATCGTCATCCCCGCACCGTCCTTCGACCCCGCCGCCACGCTGCGGGCGGTGGAGCGCGAGCGCTGTACGTCGCTGTACGGGGTGCCGACGATGTTCATCGCCGAGCTGAACCTCCCCGACTTCGCCTCGTACGACCTGAGTTCGCTGCGCACGGGCATCATGGCGGGCTCGCCCTGCCCGGTCGAGGTGATGAAGCGGGTGGTCGCCGAGATGCACATGGAGGAGGTGTCCATCTGTTACGGCATGACGGAGACGTCCCCGGTCTCGACGCAGACGCGGCGCACGGACGACCTGGAGCGGCGGACCGGCACCGTGGGCCGTGTGCTGCCGCACATCGAGGTGAAGGTGGTCGATCCGGTCAGCGGAGTGACGCTGCCGCGTGGCGCATCCGGCGAGCTGTGCACGCGGGGCTACAGCGTGATGCTCGGCTACTGGAACGAGCCCTCGCGCACCACGGAAGTGATCGACGCCGGGCGCTGGATGCACACCGGCGACCTGGCGGTCATGCGGGACGACGGTTACGTCCAGATCGTCGGCCGCATCAAGGACATGATCATCCGGGGTGGCGAGAACATCTACCCGCGGGAGATCGAGGAGTTTCTGTACGGCCATCCGAAGATCGCCGATGTTCAGGTGGTGGGTGTCCCCGACGAGCGCTACGGGGAGGTTCCGCTGGCCTGCGTGATCCTGCGGGACCCGGCGGATCCGCTGACCCTGGAGGAGCTGCGGGGCTTCTGCCAGGGGCAGTTGGCGCACTACAAGATCCCCGCCGGACTGCGGCTCCTGGAGAGCTTCCCCATGACGGTGTCCGGGAAGGTACGGAAGATCGAACTCAGGGAGCGGTACGGGGCGTAG
- a CDS encoding catalase, with translation MSKRVLTTESGAPVADNQNSATAGVGGPLLLQDQHLLEKLARFNRERIPERVVHARGSGAYGYFEVTDDVTAYTSADFLSAIGKRTETFLRFSTVADSLGGADAVRDPRGFALKFYTEEGNYDLVGNNTPVFFIKDPIKFPDFIHSQKRDPFTGKQEPDNVWDFWAHSPEATHQVTWLMGDRGIPASYRHMNGYGSHTYQWTNEAGEAFFVKYHFKTNQGVRSLSSDQAAELAGKDANSHQTDLLQAIERGVNPSWTLHVQIMPAADAADYRFNPFDLTKVWPHSDYPLQRVGRLVLDRNPDNVFAEVEQAAFSPNNFVPGIGPSPDKMLQGRLFAYADAHRYRLGVNHTLLPVNAPKAVLGGKADNYGRDGLMAANAYGRDRKNYEPNSYDGPAETGQPLSAPLAIQGHTGTHEAPLHTKDDHFFQAGELYRLMSAEEQARLVANIAGGLSQVTRDDVIEKNLAHFHAADADYGKRVEEAVRALRED, from the coding sequence ATGTCGAAGCGTGTGCTCACGACCGAGTCCGGCGCTCCCGTCGCCGACAATCAGAACTCAGCCACCGCCGGCGTCGGTGGCCCGCTTCTCCTCCAGGACCAGCACCTCCTCGAGAAGCTCGCCCGCTTCAACCGCGAGCGCATCCCGGAGCGTGTGGTGCACGCGCGGGGTTCCGGTGCCTACGGCTACTTCGAGGTGACCGACGACGTCACCGCCTACACCTCCGCCGACTTCCTCAGCGCCATCGGCAAGCGCACCGAGACGTTCCTGCGCTTCTCCACGGTGGCGGACAGCCTCGGCGGCGCGGACGCGGTCCGTGACCCGCGCGGCTTCGCGCTGAAGTTCTACACCGAAGAGGGCAACTACGACCTCGTCGGCAACAACACCCCGGTGTTCTTCATCAAGGACCCGATCAAGTTCCCCGACTTCATCCACTCCCAGAAGCGCGACCCCTTCACGGGCAAGCAGGAGCCGGACAACGTCTGGGACTTCTGGGCGCACTCCCCCGAGGCGACGCACCAGGTGACGTGGCTGATGGGTGACCGCGGCATCCCCGCGTCGTACCGCCACATGAACGGCTACGGCTCGCACACCTACCAGTGGACGAACGAGGCGGGCGAGGCCTTCTTCGTGAAGTACCACTTCAAGACGAACCAGGGCGTACGCAGCCTTTCGTCGGATCAGGCCGCCGAGCTCGCGGGCAAGGACGCCAACTCGCACCAGACGGACCTCCTCCAGGCCATCGAGCGCGGCGTGAACCCGTCCTGGACGCTGCACGTGCAGATCATGCCGGCGGCGGACGCGGCGGACTACCGCTTCAACCCCTTCGACCTGACGAAGGTGTGGCCGCACAGCGACTACCCGCTGCAGCGCGTGGGCCGTCTGGTCCTCGACCGCAACCCCGACAACGTCTTCGCCGAGGTCGAGCAGGCCGCCTTCTCCCCGAACAACTTCGTTCCGGGTATCGGCCCCTCCCCCGACAAGATGCTCCAGGGCCGCCTGTTCGCCTACGCGGACGCGCACCGCTACCGCCTCGGCGTCAACCACACCCTGCTCCCGGTGAACGCGCCGAAGGCCGTCCTCGGCGGCAAGGCCGACAACTACGGCCGTGACGGCCTGATGGCGGCCAACGCGTACGGCCGTGACCGCAAGAACTACGAGCCCAACTCGTACGACGGCCCGGCCGAGACCGGTCAGCCGCTCTCCGCCCCGCTGGCGATCCAGGGCCACACGGGCACGCACGAGGCTCCGCTGCACACCAAGGACGACCACTTCTTCCAGGCCGGCGAGCTGTACCGCCTGATGTCGGCCGAGGAGCAGGCGCGCCTGGTGGCGAACATCGCGGGCGGCCTCTCGCAGGTCACCCGTGACGACGTCATCGAGAAGAACCTGGCCCACTTCCACGCCGCCGACGCCGACTACGGCAAGCGCGTGGAGGAGGCTGTCCGCGCCCTGCGCGAGGACTAG